A part of Falco peregrinus isolate bFalPer1 chromosome 20, bFalPer1.pri, whole genome shotgun sequence genomic DNA contains:
- the FOSB gene encoding LOW QUALITY PROTEIN: protein FosB (The sequence of the model RefSeq protein was modified relative to this genomic sequence to represent the inferred CDS: deleted 1 base in 1 codon) — translation MYQGFPGDYDSGSRCSSSPSAESQYLSSVDSFGSPGAAAAAQECSGLGDMPGSFVPTVTAITTSQDLQWLVQPTLISSVQPTLISSVAQSQPPGAPMAHPPPPVDPYDLPGPSYSTPGMGAFATGSTAPPARPTRARPRRSREETLTPEEEEKRRVRRERNKLAAAKCRNRRRELTDRLQAETDQLEEEKAELESEIAELQKEKDRLEFVLVAHAPACKLPYEDVGSLGAQREPPAEPRISGAAAATSPRTP, via the exons ATGTATCAGGGCTTTCCCGGGGACTACGACTCAGGATCCCGGTGCAGCTCCTCCCCCTCGGCGGAATCCCAGTATCTTTCCTCGGTCGATTCCTTCGGGagcccgggagcggcggcggccgcgcag GAGTGCAGCGGCCTGGGGGACATGCCTGGCTCCTTCGTGCCCACG GTGACGGCCATCACCACCAGCCAGGACCTGCAGTGGCTGGTGCAACCCACCCTCATCTCCTCGGTGCAACCCACCCTCATCTCCTCGGTGGCCCAGtcgcagccccccggggcacCCATGGCGCACCCTCCCCCACCCGTCGATCCCTACGATCTTCCAGGACCAAGTTATTCCACGCCGGGCATGGGCGCCTTTGCCACAGGGTCAACAGCACCACCGGCACGTCCCacccgcgcccggccccggcgcagCCGCGAGGAGACG TTGAcgccggaggaggaggagaagcgGCGGGTGCGGCGGGAGAGGAACAAGTTGGCAGCGGCCAAGTGCCGTAACCGGCGCCGGGAGCTGACGGATCGGCTGCAGGCG gAGACAGaccagctggaggaggagaaagcGGAGCTGGAGTCGGAGATCGCggagctgcagaaggagaaGGACCGGCTGGAATTCGTCCTGGTGGCCCACGCCCCTGCCTGCAAGCTCCCATACGAGGACGTCGGTTCCTTGGGTGCCCAG AGGGAACCACCTGCGGAGCCTCGCATCAgcggagcagcagcagcgaccAGTCCTCGGACTCCTTGA
- the SIRT2 gene encoding NAD-dependent protein deacetylase sirtuin-2, with the protein MAEPEAPGACGDEAEQDAESPTSDTEPGASGDSDMELLRNLLSRTLGLGGEKPEKVLEELTLEGVSRFLQSDRCKNIVCMVGAGISTSAGIPDFRSPGTGLYANLQSYDLPYPEAIFEISFFKQNPEPFFALARELYPGQFKPTVCHYFMRLLQEKGLLLRCYTQNIDTLERVAGLEPERLVEAHGTFFSSHCLRPGCRQHYGLRWMEERIFSSLVPRCEKCQSVVKPDIVFFGESLPSRFFTLLQSDFQKVDLLIIMGTSLQVQPFASLVSRVPTNTPRLLINKEKTGQSDPLMSLMGFGCGMDFDSEKAYRDVAWLGECDAGCLALADLLGWKKELEELVKKEHAAIDAKARGGRGKARGGPPEPGGAGHEARGGPSEAGGSSHDPTP; encoded by the exons ATGGCCGAGCCGGAGG ctcctggcGCCTGCGGGGACGAGGCTGAGCAGGACGCGGAGTCCCCG ACCTCCGACACGGAGCCCGGTGCTTCAGGTGACTCTGACA TGGAGCTGCTGCGGAACCTCCTGTCCCGGacgctggggctgggtggggagAAGCCGGAGAAGGTGCTGGAAGAGCTGACGCTGGAGGGAGTGAGCCGGTTCCTGCAGAGCGACAGAT GCAAGAACATCGTGTGTATGGTGGGCGCTGGCATTTCCACTT CCGCCGGGATCCCCGATTTTCGCTCGCCCGGCACCGGGCTCTACGCCAACCTGCAGAGCTATGACCTGCCCTACCCTGAAGCCATCTTCGAGATCAGTTTTTTCAAG CAAAACCCTGAGCCTTTTTTCGCTTTGGCACGGGAGCTTTACCCCGGGCAGTTCAAG cccaccgtCTGCCACTACTTCATgcggctgctgcaggagaaggggctgctgctgcgctGCTACACCCAG AACATTGACACGCTGGAACGGGTGGCGGGGCTGGAGCCAGAGCGGCTGGTGGAAGCGCATGGAACGTTCTTCAGCTCCCACTGCCTGCGGCCGGGCTGCCGCCAGCACTACGGGCTGCGCTGGATGGAGG AGCGCATTTTCTCCTCCCTCGTCCCCCGATGTGAAAAGTGTCAGAGTGTGGTGAAACCCG ATATCGTTTTTTTCGGGGAGAGCCTCCCCTCCCGGTTCTTCACCCTCCTGCAGTCG GACTTCCAAAAAGTTGATCTGCTCATCATCATGGGCACCTCGCTGCAGGTGCAGCCTTTCGCCTCCCTCGTCAGCAG ggtccccacCAACACCCCCCGGCTCCTCATCAACAAGGAGAAGACAGGGCAG AGTGACCCCCTCATGTCTCTGATGGGCTTCGGCTGTGGCATGGACTTTGATTCTGAAAAGGCTTACAG GGATGTGGCATGGCTGGGGGAGTGCGACGCCGGCTGCCTGGCACTAGCTGATCTGCTGGGCTGGAAG aaggagctggaggagctggtgaAGAAGGAACACGCTGCCATCGATGCCAAGGCCCGGGGGGGCCGTGGCAAGGCCCGAGGGGGGCCCCCTGAGCCTGGGGGGGCGGGCCACGAAGCCCGGGGGGGGCCCAGtgaggctggggggagcagccACGACCCCACGCCGTAG